Proteins encoded together in one Chitinophaga sp. LS1 window:
- the galA gene encoding beta-galactosidase GalA encodes MIYRFLVLAIGVIILTLTGNFYLSAQHRTEGTPVKRARINFDEDWQFHKGDIAIKRAVKAGKQGGLSDANVKVVTGEEAVIAYTDKNKVADYKPGDWMNVNLPHDWLVGEPFVHDDNIGSQPAGNGYRPAGIGFYRKEFEIPEGDEGKMISIDFDGIFRNSTVWVNGHLMGNHESGYLPSTYDLTDVLRYGTEGKNVILVKVDATDFEGWWYEGCGIYRHVWLTKTAKLHVDQYGTHITTPIVTAQKATVSIGTTLQNDDNVDRKFTLVSKILAKNGTVLNTQSNSLSIPKHSKLTIKQQANVVRPQLWSPETPSLYKVKTEIVENGIAVDDYETTFGIRTVEITTNGFFLNGKLYPIKGTANHQDFAGVGVALPDKLNAYKLKLLKEMGSNGYRCAHHPPTPELLDICDSIGMLVLDENRLLSSSAQGKEDLTTMIRRDRNHPSVFMWNLENEESLEGNVTGRRILESLVEVAHELDDTRPVSAAMNHGWNEGGYSDVLDVVGYNYGQRGMQYVKDHLQYPRRKMFVTESTSYVSTRGEYEDNGGLGYVSNFGLGIGWGLQPGQDWKHIVQYPFLGGTFVWTGFDYRGEPTPYGWPCVSSHFGIMDLCGFPKDGYYAYKAAWTDTPLVHVFPHWNWPGKVGQKIKIRGYSNCEEVALFVNGESVGRMKAVPFEYFEWEVVYHPGSLEARGYNNGQQVASQLIETTTAPEKLTLASDVDYLKADGCDVAVVNVAIRDSIGRVVPTANNYVQFFVEGPGKIIGTGNGDPSCHDPENTNQRRAFNGYCQVLVQSGKAAGEIRLKAISETLPGSTVTIKVQ; translated from the coding sequence ATGATTTACAGATTTCTTGTTTTAGCAATTGGGGTAATTATACTCACCTTAACAGGTAATTTTTACCTGTCAGCACAGCATCGAACGGAGGGAACTCCTGTAAAAAGGGCGAGGATAAATTTTGATGAAGACTGGCAGTTTCACAAAGGCGACATTGCTATAAAGCGTGCTGTAAAAGCCGGAAAGCAGGGAGGCTTAAGTGACGCTAATGTAAAAGTAGTGACTGGGGAGGAAGCCGTTATTGCTTATACCGATAAGAATAAGGTGGCAGATTATAAGCCTGGTGACTGGATGAATGTAAACCTGCCACACGACTGGTTGGTGGGGGAGCCCTTTGTGCACGATGATAACATTGGCAGTCAGCCTGCCGGTAATGGTTACCGGCCAGCAGGTATAGGTTTTTACAGGAAAGAGTTTGAGATACCGGAAGGAGATGAAGGAAAGATGATCTCAATTGATTTTGATGGTATTTTCCGTAACAGTACGGTTTGGGTGAACGGTCATCTTATGGGCAATCATGAAAGTGGTTACCTACCTTCCACTTACGATCTTACAGATGTGCTGCGATACGGGACGGAAGGAAAGAATGTAATACTGGTGAAAGTGGATGCAACAGATTTTGAAGGATGGTGGTATGAGGGCTGTGGTATTTACAGGCATGTTTGGCTGACTAAAACCGCGAAACTGCATGTTGACCAGTATGGTACTCATATTACAACGCCCATTGTTACCGCTCAGAAAGCAACCGTGAGTATCGGGACCACGTTGCAAAATGATGATAATGTCGATAGGAAATTTACGCTCGTTTCAAAAATTTTAGCTAAAAACGGGACGGTGCTGAACACTCAAAGCAACTCCCTGTCAATACCCAAACACAGTAAGCTAACTATAAAGCAGCAGGCTAACGTAGTAAGACCGCAGCTCTGGTCACCGGAAACGCCCTCTCTTTACAAAGTGAAAACTGAAATTGTTGAAAATGGCATTGCCGTTGATGATTATGAAACCACGTTTGGCATAAGAACAGTGGAGATTACCACAAATGGCTTTTTCCTTAATGGAAAGCTTTATCCTATAAAAGGCACTGCCAATCATCAGGATTTTGCTGGTGTGGGTGTGGCATTGCCTGATAAATTAAACGCGTATAAGCTAAAGCTTTTAAAAGAAATGGGTAGTAATGGCTACCGTTGCGCTCATCATCCGCCTACACCTGAGCTACTCGATATCTGTGATAGCATCGGCATGTTGGTATTAGATGAAAACCGGTTATTGTCATCAAGTGCACAAGGGAAAGAGGATTTAACAACTATGATCCGCCGCGACCGTAATCATCCTTCGGTATTTATGTGGAACCTGGAAAATGAGGAGTCCCTGGAAGGTAATGTAACAGGGAGAAGAATACTTGAATCACTTGTGGAAGTAGCACATGAGTTAGATGATACGCGACCCGTGTCGGCAGCCATGAACCACGGTTGGAATGAAGGTGGATATAGCGATGTGCTGGATGTAGTAGGCTATAACTATGGTCAAAGGGGAATGCAGTACGTGAAAGACCATCTTCAATATCCCAGGCGTAAAATGTTTGTTACCGAGTCTACCAGCTATGTTTCCACCCGGGGCGAATATGAAGATAATGGAGGGTTAGGTTATGTTTCCAACTTTGGATTGGGGATAGGATGGGGGCTGCAACCTGGTCAGGATTGGAAACACATTGTTCAGTACCCGTTCTTAGGGGGCACTTTTGTATGGACAGGATTTGACTACCGCGGAGAGCCCACTCCTTATGGGTGGCCCTGTGTTAGCTCCCATTTTGGTATTATGGATTTATGCGGTTTTCCGAAAGACGGATATTATGCCTACAAGGCTGCCTGGACAGACACACCTTTGGTACATGTCTTCCCACATTGGAACTGGCCTGGAAAAGTAGGACAAAAAATAAAGATCAGGGGATACAGCAATTGTGAAGAAGTAGCGCTATTTGTTAACGGGGAAAGTGTGGGTAGGATGAAAGCCGTACCATTTGAATATTTTGAGTGGGAAGTAGTTTATCACCCCGGGAGTCTTGAGGCAAGGGGCTACAATAACGGCCAGCAAGTAGCCAGTCAGCTGATAGAAACAACTACAGCTCCCGAAAAATTGACATTGGCAAGCGATGTAGATTATTTAAAGGCTGATGGCTGTGATGTTGCGGTTGTAAATGTAGCCATTAGAGATAGCATCGGAAGGGTGGTACCTACAGCTAATAATTATGTTCAATTTTTTGTTGAAGGACCCGGCAAGATCATTGGAACCGGTAATGGCGATCCAAGCTGCCACGACCCGGAGAATACAAATCAGCGAAGAGCTTTCAACGGCTATTGCCAGGTATTGGTGCAATCAGGTAAAGCCGCAGGAGAAATACGCTTAAAGGCTATTTC